The following proteins are co-located in the Pseudomonas sp. ATCC 13867 genome:
- a CDS encoding substrate-binding periplasmic protein, whose product MPHCSTMLRAALLLVTLSASLSGFAAGKCERLVATGNPEYPPYLWRDPMKPERLIGANADLLEQIGKAIGVDIRVLYTGSWARAQEEARLGRVDLLAGAFLTPARLDVMDYVHPAFLAIDSVVWMRKDAAIAYTGREDLRGLKGGTLVNNSFGADFDTFARQQLTLEEVPSLTQAFQKLLLKRSDYVIYEHYPGLALADTLGMADDLQPLEPPISSEGLYLTLAHNSACNDPWLRGQLAKKMTELTAAGVPQRLLQDNLARWKGQQLQPTGTPTQ is encoded by the coding sequence ATGCCCCACTGCTCCACGATGCTGCGTGCAGCGCTTTTGCTGGTGACCCTCTCGGCGTCCCTGAGCGGTTTCGCCGCGGGCAAGTGCGAGCGCCTGGTCGCCACCGGCAATCCGGAGTACCCGCCGTATCTGTGGCGCGACCCGATGAAGCCCGAGCGCCTGATCGGCGCCAATGCCGACCTGCTGGAGCAGATCGGCAAGGCCATCGGCGTGGACATCCGGGTACTCTATACCGGCTCCTGGGCGCGGGCGCAGGAGGAAGCGCGGCTGGGGCGCGTCGATCTGCTCGCCGGCGCTTTCCTCACCCCGGCGCGGCTGGACGTCATGGACTACGTCCATCCCGCCTTCCTGGCCATCGACAGCGTGGTCTGGATGCGCAAGGACGCCGCCATCGCCTATACGGGCCGGGAAGACCTGCGCGGCCTGAAGGGCGGCACCCTGGTCAACAACAGCTTCGGTGCGGACTTCGATACCTTCGCCAGGCAGCAACTGACCCTGGAGGAGGTGCCCAGCCTGACCCAGGCCTTCCAGAAGCTGCTGCTCAAGCGCTCCGATTATGTGATCTACGAGCACTATCCCGGCCTGGCGCTGGCCGATACCCTCGGCATGGCGGATGACCTGCAGCCGCTGGAACCGCCGATCTCCAGCGAGGGTCTGTACCTGACCCTGGCACACAACTCGGCCTGCAACGACCCGTGGCTGCGCGGACAACTGGCAAAAAAAATGACAGAATTGACGGCCGCCGGAGTCCCGCAGCGCCTGCTGCAGGACAACCTGGCTCGCTGGAAGGGGCAGCAGTTGCAGCCCACCGGCACTCCCACCCAGTAG
- a CDS encoding alpha/beta fold hydrolase, translating into MKKALLFLVLLLAATAGVLYTFPSTLLATAQFVESRRAGLSERSLSVDNLDIRYYEGGPDKAQTVLLIHGFGADKSNWPRFARFLTDRYHVIAVDLPGFGDSSRPANISYDVGTQAERLADFMRELGIGRFHVVGNSMGGHIAALLAARHPNEVLSAGLFDNAGVMAPRQSELFLRLLKGEDNPLVPRSVEDFPALLDFVFVQRPPMPSRLEHYLAERSLERQAFNDMVFQQLRERYIPLEPELPKITAPTLLLWGDRDRVLDVSSIDVMKPLLKRPSVAILRDCGHVPMIERPEETARLYLDFLQQSQAPATAAN; encoded by the coding sequence ATGAAGAAAGCCCTTCTGTTCCTCGTCCTGCTGCTCGCCGCCACGGCGGGAGTGCTCTACACCTTTCCCTCCACGCTGCTGGCCACCGCACAGTTCGTCGAGAGCCGCCGCGCGGGCCTGAGCGAACGCAGCCTGTCGGTGGACAACCTGGACATCCGCTATTACGAGGGCGGCCCGGACAAGGCCCAGACGGTGCTGCTGATCCACGGATTCGGCGCGGACAAGAGCAACTGGCCGCGCTTCGCCCGCTTCCTGACCGATCGCTACCACGTCATCGCCGTCGACCTGCCGGGCTTCGGCGACAGCAGCCGGCCGGCGAACATCAGCTACGACGTCGGCACCCAGGCCGAGCGCCTGGCGGACTTCATGCGTGAACTGGGCATCGGCCGTTTCCACGTGGTCGGCAACTCGATGGGCGGGCACATCGCCGCCCTGCTTGCCGCGCGCCATCCGAACGAAGTGCTGTCGGCCGGCCTGTTCGACAACGCCGGGGTCATGGCGCCCCGTCAGAGCGAGCTGTTCCTGCGCCTGCTCAAGGGCGAGGACAACCCGCTGGTGCCGCGCTCGGTGGAAGACTTCCCCGCCCTGCTCGACTTCGTGTTCGTGCAACGGCCGCCCATGCCCTCGCGACTGGAACACTACCTGGCGGAGCGCTCGCTGGAACGCCAGGCCTTCAACGACATGGTCTTCCAGCAACTGCGCGAGCGCTACATCCCGCTGGAGCCGGAGCTGCCGAAAATCACCGCACCGACCCTGCTGTTGTGGGGCGACCGCGACCGGGTGCTGGATGTGTCCAGCATCGACGTGATGAAGCCGCTGCTGAAGAGGCCCAGCGTCGCCATCCTGCGCGATTGCGGCCATGTGCCGATGATCGAGCGCCCCGAGGAAACCGCCCGGCTGTATCTGGACTTCCTTCAACAGAGCCAGGCACCGGCCACCGCGGCCAACTGA
- the fabV gene encoding enoyl-ACP reductase FabV codes for MIIKPRVRGFICVTTHPTGCEANVKEQIEYVEAHGPIANGPKKVLVIGSSTGYGLAARISAAFGAGAGTLGVFFERPGSETKAGTAGWYNSAAFEKFAKAKGLYARSINGDAFSDEVKKVTIETIKQDLGKVDLVVYSLAAPRRTHPKTGEVFNSVLKPVGKAVNFRGLDTDKEVIKESVMEPATPEEIANTVAVMGGEDWQMWIDALQEAGVLADGAKTTAFTYLGEEITHDLYWNGSIGAAKKDLDQKVLGIREKLAATGGDARVSVLKAVVTQASSAIPMMPLYLSLLFKVMKEKGTHEGCIEQVDGLFRESLYGAEPHLDADGRLRADYKELQPDVQDTVKDLWDKVTNENLYQLTDFAGYKSEFLRLFGFEIAGVDYEQDVNPDVQIPNLIQL; via the coding sequence ATGATCATCAAACCGCGCGTGCGTGGCTTCATCTGCGTCACTACCCACCCGACCGGCTGTGAAGCCAACGTCAAGGAACAGATCGAGTACGTCGAGGCGCATGGCCCCATCGCCAACGGTCCGAAGAAGGTCCTGGTCATCGGTTCCTCCACCGGCTACGGCCTGGCCGCGCGCATCAGCGCCGCCTTCGGTGCCGGCGCCGGCACCCTGGGCGTGTTCTTCGAGCGCCCCGGCAGCGAGACCAAGGCGGGCACAGCCGGCTGGTACAACTCCGCTGCCTTCGAGAAGTTCGCCAAGGCCAAGGGCCTGTATGCGCGCAGCATCAACGGCGACGCCTTCTCCGACGAAGTGAAGAAGGTCACCATCGAGACCATCAAGCAGGACCTGGGCAAGGTCGACCTGGTGGTCTACAGCCTGGCCGCTCCGCGCCGTACCCATCCGAAGACCGGCGAGGTCTTCAACTCCGTGCTCAAGCCGGTCGGCAAGGCCGTCAACTTCCGTGGCCTGGACACCGACAAGGAAGTGATCAAGGAAAGCGTGATGGAACCGGCTACGCCTGAGGAAATCGCCAACACCGTAGCGGTGATGGGCGGTGAAGACTGGCAGATGTGGATCGACGCCCTGCAGGAAGCCGGTGTGCTGGCCGACGGCGCCAAGACCACCGCCTTCACCTACCTGGGCGAAGAGATCACCCACGACCTGTACTGGAACGGTTCCATCGGCGCCGCCAAGAAGGACCTGGACCAGAAGGTCCTGGGGATTCGCGAGAAACTGGCCGCCACCGGTGGCGATGCTCGTGTTTCCGTGCTCAAGGCCGTGGTCACCCAGGCCAGCTCGGCCATCCCGATGATGCCGCTGTACCTGTCGCTGCTGTTCAAGGTGATGAAGGAGAAGGGCACCCACGAAGGCTGCATCGAGCAGGTCGACGGCCTGTTCCGCGAGAGCCTGTACGGTGCCGAGCCGCACCTGGACGCCGATGGCCGCCTGCGCGCCGACTACAAGGAACTGCAGCCGGACGTGCAGGACACCGTGAAGGACCTGTGGGACAAGGTGACCAACGAGAACCTGTACCAGCTGACCGACTTCGCCGGCTACAAGTCCGAGTTCCTGCGCCTGTTCGGCTTCGAGATCGCCGGCGTGGATTACGAGCAGGACGTCAATCCGGACGTGCAGATCCCCAATCTGATCCAGCTCTGA
- a CDS encoding electron transfer flavoprotein subunit alpha/FixB family protein: MAILVIAEHNNGALGAATLNTVAAAQKIGGDIAVLVAGQNVGGVAEAAAKIAGVSKVLVADNAAYAHQLPENVAPLIAELGKGYSHVLAPATTNGKNFLPRVAALLDVDQISEIIDVVSADTFKRPIYAGNAIATVQSSAAVKVITVRGTGFDAAAAEGGSAAVEAVSGPADAGKSAFVGEELAKSDRPELTAAKIVVSGGRGMGNGDNFSILYALADKLGAAVGASRAAVDAGFVPNDMQVGQTGKIVAPQLYIAVGISGAIQHLAGMKDSKVIVAINKDEEAPIFQVADYGLVADLFEAVPELEKAV, encoded by the coding sequence ATGGCTATCCTGGTAATCGCTGAGCACAACAACGGCGCACTGGGCGCTGCCACTCTGAACACTGTCGCTGCCGCACAGAAGATCGGTGGCGACATCGCTGTCCTGGTCGCTGGCCAGAACGTCGGTGGCGTGGCTGAAGCCGCTGCCAAGATCGCCGGTGTTTCCAAGGTGCTGGTCGCCGACAACGCCGCCTACGCTCATCAGCTGCCGGAGAACGTTGCTCCGCTGATCGCTGAGCTTGGCAAGGGTTACAGCCACGTGCTGGCGCCGGCCACCACCAACGGCAAGAACTTCCTGCCGCGCGTCGCCGCGCTGCTGGACGTCGACCAGATCTCCGAGATCATCGACGTGGTCAGCGCCGACACCTTCAAGCGCCCGATCTATGCCGGCAACGCCATCGCGACCGTGCAGTCCTCGGCCGCCGTCAAGGTCATCACCGTTCGCGGCACCGGCTTCGACGCCGCGGCTGCCGAAGGTGGCTCCGCCGCCGTTGAAGCGGTTTCCGGCCCGGCCGATGCCGGCAAGTCCGCCTTCGTCGGCGAAGAGCTGGCCAAGTCCGACCGTCCGGAACTGACCGCTGCCAAGATCGTCGTTTCCGGCGGCCGTGGCATGGGCAACGGCGACAACTTCAGCATCCTTTATGCCCTGGCCGACAAGCTGGGTGCCGCCGTCGGCGCTTCCCGTGCCGCGGTCGATGCCGGCTTCGTGCCGAACGACATGCAGGTTGGCCAGACCGGCAAGATCGTCGCGCCGCAGCTGTACATCGCGGTGGGCATCTCCGGCGCCATCCAGCACCTGGCGGGCATGAAGGACTCCAAGGTCATCGTGGCGATCAACAAGGACGAAGAGGCACCGATCTTCCAGGTCGCCGACTACGGCCTGGTCGCCGACCTGTTCGAAGCCGTACCGGAGCTGGAAAAGGCTGTCTGA
- a CDS encoding electron transfer flavoprotein subunit beta/FixA family protein, with the protein MKVLVAVKRVVDYNVKVRVKADNSGVDLANVKMSMNPFCEIAVEEAVRLKEKGVATEIVAVSVGPNAAQEQLRTALALGADRAILVESNDELSSLAIAKALKAIVDKEQPQLVILGKQAIDSDNNQTGQMLAALTGYAQGTFASKVEVAGDKVNVTREIDGGLQTVALNLPAIVTTDLRLNEPRYASLPNIMKAKKKPLDVVTPDALGVSTASTVKTVKVEAPAARSAGVKVKSVAELVEKLKNEAKVI; encoded by the coding sequence ATGAAGGTTCTTGTAGCTGTCAAACGAGTGGTTGACTATAACGTCAAGGTCCGCGTCAAGGCGGATAACTCCGGCGTCGATCTCGCCAACGTCAAGATGTCCATGAACCCCTTCTGCGAAATCGCCGTGGAAGAGGCCGTGCGCCTGAAAGAGAAGGGCGTCGCCACCGAGATCGTTGCGGTCTCCGTCGGTCCGAACGCCGCCCAGGAGCAACTGCGCACCGCGCTGGCGCTGGGCGCCGATCGCGCCATCCTCGTCGAGTCCAACGACGAACTGAGCTCCCTGGCCATCGCCAAGGCCCTGAAGGCCATCGTCGACAAAGAGCAGCCGCAGCTGGTCATCCTCGGCAAGCAGGCCATCGACAGCGACAACAACCAGACCGGCCAGATGCTGGCTGCGCTGACCGGCTACGCCCAGGGCACCTTCGCCTCCAAGGTCGAGGTTGCCGGCGACAAGGTCAACGTCACCCGTGAAATCGACGGCGGCCTGCAGACCGTTGCGCTGAACCTGCCGGCGATCGTCACCACCGACCTGCGCCTGAACGAGCCGCGCTACGCGTCGCTGCCGAACATCATGAAGGCGAAGAAGAAGCCGCTGGACGTGGTGACCCCGGACGCCCTGGGCGTTTCCACCGCTTCCACCGTGAAGACCGTGAAAGTCGAAGCGCCGGCTGCCCGCAGCGCTGGCGTCAAGGTCAAGTCCGTTGCCGAACTGGTCGAGAAACTGAAGAACGAGGCGAAAGTAATCTGA
- a CDS encoding electron transfer flavoprotein-ubiquinone oxidoreductase yields MEREFMEFDVVIVGAGPAGLSAACRLKQKAADAGQEISVCVVEKGSEVGAHILSGAVFEPRALNELFPNWKELEAPLNTPVKRDDIYVLKSPEAAAKVPNLFVPKTMHNEGNYIISLGNLCRWLAQQAEGLGVEIYPGFAAQEALIDENGVVRGIVTGDLGVDREGNPKEGYYTPGMELRAKYTLFAEGCRGHIGKQLIKKYKLDSDADAQHYGIGIKEIWDVDPSKHEQGLVVHTAGWPLNDENPGGSFLYHLENNQVVVGLIIDLSYSNPHLSPFDEFQRYKHHPVIKQYLEGGKRVAYGARAICKGGLNSLPKMVFPGGALIGCDLGTLNFAKIKGSHTAMKSGMLAADSVAEALFAGREGGDVLNNYVDAFKGSWLYDELFRSRNFGAAMHKFGAIGGGAFNFIDQNIFGGKIPFTLHDTTPDYATLKKASEAPKIDYPKPDGKISFDKLSSVFLSNTNHEEDQPIHLRLTDPSVPVQKNLPLYDEPAQRYCPAGVYEVVSNDDGSKRFQINAQNCVHCKTCDIKDPAQNITWVAPEGTGGPNYPNM; encoded by the coding sequence GTGGAACGCGAATTTATGGAATTCGACGTCGTCATCGTCGGCGCCGGCCCTGCCGGTCTGTCCGCCGCATGCCGACTGAAACAGAAGGCCGCCGACGCCGGTCAGGAAATCAGCGTCTGTGTGGTCGAGAAGGGTTCCGAAGTGGGCGCCCACATCCTCTCCGGCGCCGTGTTCGAGCCCCGCGCGCTGAACGAGCTGTTCCCCAACTGGAAGGAGCTCGAAGCGCCGCTCAACACCCCCGTCAAGCGCGACGACATCTATGTGCTGAAGAGCCCGGAAGCGGCGGCCAAGGTGCCGAACCTCTTCGTGCCCAAGACCATGCACAATGAAGGCAACTACATCATCTCCCTGGGCAACCTGTGCCGCTGGCTGGCCCAGCAGGCCGAAGGCCTGGGCGTCGAGATCTACCCGGGCTTCGCCGCCCAGGAAGCGCTGATCGACGAGAATGGCGTGGTGCGCGGCATTGTCACCGGTGACCTGGGCGTCGACCGCGAAGGCAATCCGAAAGAGGGTTACTACACCCCCGGCATGGAACTGCGCGCCAAGTACACCCTGTTCGCCGAAGGCTGCCGTGGCCACATCGGCAAGCAACTGATCAAGAAATACAAGCTCGACAGCGACGCCGACGCCCAGCACTACGGCATCGGCATCAAGGAAATCTGGGACGTCGATCCATCCAAGCACGAGCAGGGCCTGGTGGTGCACACCGCCGGCTGGCCGCTGAACGACGAGAACCCGGGCGGTTCCTTCCTCTATCACCTGGAAAACAACCAGGTGGTGGTCGGCCTGATCATCGATCTGTCCTACAGCAACCCGCACCTGTCGCCGTTCGACGAATTCCAGCGCTACAAGCACCACCCGGTGATCAAGCAGTACCTGGAAGGCGGCAAGCGCGTGGCCTACGGCGCCCGCGCCATCTGCAAGGGCGGCCTGAACTCGCTGCCGAAGATGGTCTTCCCCGGCGGCGCGCTGATCGGTTGCGACCTGGGCACCCTGAACTTCGCCAAGATCAAGGGCAGCCACACCGCCATGAAGTCCGGCATGCTGGCCGCCGACTCCGTGGCCGAAGCCCTGTTCGCCGGCCGCGAAGGCGGCGACGTGCTGAACAACTACGTCGATGCCTTCAAGGGCAGCTGGCTGTACGACGAACTGTTCCGCAGCCGTAACTTCGGTGCGGCGATGCACAAGTTCGGCGCCATCGGTGGCGGTGCGTTCAACTTCATCGACCAGAACATCTTCGGCGGCAAGATCCCGTTCACCCTGCACGACACGACGCCGGACTACGCAACCCTGAAGAAGGCCAGCGAAGCACCGAAGATCGATTATCCGAAGCCGGACGGCAAGATCAGCTTCGACAAGCTGTCCTCGGTGTTCCTCTCCAACACCAACCACGAGGAAGACCAGCCGATCCACCTGCGGCTGACCGACCCGAGCGTGCCGGTGCAGAAGAACCTGCCGCTCTACGACGAGCCCGCGCAGCGCTACTGCCCGGCCGGCGTGTACGAAGTGGTGAGCAACGACGACGGCAGCAAGCGCTTCCAGATCAACGCGCAGAACTGCGTGCACTGCAAGACCTGCGACATCAAGGACCCGGCCCAGAACATCACCTGGGTGGCACCGGAAGGTACCGGCGGTCCGAACTACCCCAACATGTAA
- a CDS encoding DUF1285 domain-containing protein, which produces MSDPLTASERAGNLLAQIPATKDKGLPPVHLWNPDCCGDIDMRIARDGTWYYLGTPIGRKPMVRLFSTIIRRDGDDYFLVTPVEKCGITVDDAPFVAISLAVEGEGEQQVLRFTSNVDDEVVADAEHPIRVEIDPRTQEPSPYVLVRVNLEALIHRNVFYQLVDLAVSREIDGVDWLGVWSSGEFFPIAPQP; this is translated from the coding sequence ATGAGCGATCCGCTGACTGCTTCGGAGCGTGCCGGCAACCTGCTGGCGCAGATTCCCGCTACCAAGGACAAGGGGCTGCCGCCGGTGCACCTGTGGAATCCGGATTGCTGCGGCGATATCGACATGCGCATCGCCCGCGACGGCACCTGGTATTACCTGGGCACCCCCATCGGACGCAAGCCGATGGTGCGGTTGTTCTCCACCATCATTCGCCGCGATGGCGACGACTATTTCCTGGTCACTCCGGTGGAGAAGTGCGGGATTACCGTCGATGACGCGCCGTTCGTCGCGATCAGCCTGGCCGTGGAAGGCGAGGGGGAACAGCAGGTGCTGCGCTTCACCAGCAATGTCGACGATGAGGTGGTGGCCGATGCCGAGCATCCGATTCGTGTGGAGATCGATCCCCGGACCCAGGAGCCGTCGCCCTATGTGCTGGTGCGAGTGAACCTGGAGGCGCTGATCCATCGCAACGTGTTCTACCAGCTGGTGGACCTGGCGGTTTCCCGCGAGATCGACGGCGTTGACTGGCTGGGCGTCTGGAGTTCGGGGGAGTTCTTCCCCATCGCTCCGCAGCCGTGA
- a CDS encoding DUF4823 domain-containing protein: MRYLLLTLALAALGGCMTPSNMLERTGYYAGDAGFLDHSQTRRTGNWRLQPDSFIYIAQGPFVPPGHPYARPNVVAEEAFKGFVEYFPMVRRAQGPLGLEGAMKEARAVGANYLLYTRFARGEDNVGSYEEYEDTDNAVGRDRSVIQLMLIETANRALVDSATIHSRGGFLTFYDAKPDDLIGPPLVDYARSLLGVRTQEEYQ; this comes from the coding sequence ATGCGTTACCTGCTGTTGACCCTCGCCCTTGCCGCCTTGGGCGGCTGCATGACGCCCAGTAACATGCTCGAGCGCACCGGCTATTACGCGGGCGATGCCGGCTTCCTCGACCACAGCCAGACCCGCCGTACGGGGAACTGGCGCCTGCAGCCGGACTCTTTCATCTACATCGCCCAGGGTCCCTTCGTGCCACCCGGTCATCCCTATGCGCGGCCGAACGTGGTGGCGGAGGAGGCGTTCAAGGGCTTCGTCGAGTACTTCCCGATGGTACGGCGCGCCCAGGGGCCGCTGGGGCTCGAGGGGGCGATGAAGGAGGCGCGCGCGGTCGGCGCCAATTATCTGCTCTATACCCGCTTCGCGCGTGGTGAGGATAATGTCGGCAGCTACGAAGAGTATGAAGACACGGACAATGCCGTCGGCCGCGACCGCAGCGTGATTCAGTTGATGCTGATCGAGACCGCCAACCGCGCCCTGGTGGACAGTGCCACCATCCACAGTCGCGGCGGTTTTCTGACATTCTATGATGCCAAGCCCGACGATCTGATCGGGCCACCGCTGGTAGATTATGCCCGCAGCCTGCTGGGGGTGAGGACGCAAGAGGAGTACCAATGA
- a CDS encoding radical SAM protein yields the protein MPNEFPISYIEPVFRPPSEAHSLILPVTNGCSWNQCGFCEMYTQPQKKFRARDEDEVLEEIRRCGERLIVQRVFLADGDALVLPTRRLLNILRAIRQHMPEVDRVSSYCLPRNLRKKSVEELKELADAGLRMAYVGAESGDDEVLARVNKGETHASTLDALQKLGEAGIKRSVMILNGLGGSTLSAQHADNSARLMNEAQPEFLSTLVVSFPTGEERYRQGFPDFQPLSQAELFVEVERLLGALELRNTVFRSDHASNYLVLKGILGADKARLLTQVRQAIEQPQRAHLRQEWQRGL from the coding sequence ATGCCCAACGAATTCCCTATTTCCTACATCGAGCCGGTGTTCCGGCCGCCGAGCGAGGCGCACTCGCTCATTCTTCCCGTCACCAACGGATGCTCCTGGAACCAGTGTGGTTTCTGCGAGATGTATACCCAGCCGCAGAAGAAATTCCGTGCCCGCGACGAAGACGAGGTGCTGGAGGAGATTCGCCGCTGCGGCGAGCGCCTGATCGTCCAGCGGGTGTTCCTCGCCGACGGCGATGCGCTGGTGCTGCCGACGCGGCGCCTGCTCAACATCCTGCGCGCGATCCGTCAGCACATGCCCGAGGTGGACCGCGTTTCCAGCTACTGCCTGCCGCGCAACCTGCGCAAGAAGTCGGTGGAGGAACTGAAGGAGCTCGCTGATGCAGGCCTGCGCATGGCCTACGTGGGCGCCGAGTCCGGCGACGACGAGGTGCTGGCGCGGGTGAACAAGGGTGAAACCCATGCCTCCACGCTGGATGCCTTGCAGAAGCTGGGCGAGGCAGGGATCAAGCGTTCGGTGATGATCCTCAACGGCCTGGGCGGCAGCACGCTGAGCGCCCAGCACGCCGACAACTCGGCGCGCCTGATGAACGAAGCGCAGCCGGAGTTTCTCTCCACCCTGGTGGTGAGCTTCCCCACGGGCGAGGAGCGCTATCGCCAAGGCTTCCCGGACTTCCAGCCGCTGTCCCAGGCCGAGCTGTTCGTCGAGGTCGAGCGGTTGCTGGGCGCGCTGGAACTGCGCAACACGGTGTTCCGCAGCGATCACGCATCCAACTACCTGGTCCTCAAGGGGATTCTGGGTGCCGACAAGGCACGCCTGCTGACCCAGGTGCGCCAGGCCATCGAGCAGCCGCAGCGCGCGCACCTGCGTCAGGAATGGCAGCGCGGTCTGTGA
- a CDS encoding GTP 3',8-cyclase MoaA: MIVDRQGRRFRNLRVSLTAACNYACTYCVPDGKRLVAAQDELSAEALVRGVAYLIESAGIERLRVTGGEPLVSPKLDAFLHGVSRLGLRDIAITTNGQLLSRKLPLLLECSIRRLNVSLDTLDADAFRRIARGGDLATVLKGLDEARAAGLKIKLNMVPLRGQNLDQVVPLLDYCLAHGFELRFIELMRMGHLARDPNAFNRQFVSMPELLELIGSRHDYTQADAPVDATALRYEVPGQGFFGVIANESVPFCRTCSRLRLSSTGWLHGCLSSSNRHYIGDLLDKPRHQALPALQRLLVHALADKQEVAFSGGVTIMKIIGG; the protein is encoded by the coding sequence ATGATCGTCGATCGCCAGGGCAGGCGCTTCCGCAACCTTCGGGTCAGCCTGACCGCCGCGTGCAACTACGCCTGCACCTACTGCGTGCCGGACGGCAAGCGTCTGGTCGCCGCCCAGGACGAGCTCTCCGCAGAAGCGCTGGTGCGCGGGGTCGCCTACCTGATCGAGTCCGCCGGTATCGAGCGCCTGCGGGTGACCGGCGGCGAGCCGCTGGTCAGTCCGAAGCTGGACGCTTTCCTGCATGGCGTCAGCCGCCTTGGGTTGCGGGACATCGCCATCACCACCAACGGCCAACTGCTGTCGAGGAAGCTGCCGCTGCTGCTGGAGTGCAGTATCCGCCGCCTCAACGTTTCCCTCGATACGCTCGATGCCGACGCCTTCCGCCGCATCGCCCGTGGCGGCGACCTGGCGACCGTGCTCAAGGGGCTCGATGAGGCGCGCGCGGCGGGGCTGAAGATCAAGCTCAACATGGTGCCGTTGCGCGGCCAGAACCTTGACCAGGTGGTGCCGCTGCTGGACTACTGCCTGGCGCATGGTTTCGAGCTGCGCTTCATCGAGCTGATGCGCATGGGGCATCTGGCCCGCGACCCGAATGCGTTCAACCGGCAGTTCGTCAGCATGCCGGAGCTGTTGGAGCTGATTGGTTCTCGCCATGACTACACCCAGGCCGATGCGCCCGTGGACGCCACCGCGCTGCGCTATGAAGTGCCGGGACAGGGCTTCTTCGGCGTGATCGCCAACGAAAGCGTGCCGTTCTGCCGCACCTGCTCGCGCCTGCGCCTGTCCTCTACCGGCTGGCTGCATGGCTGCCTGTCGTCGAGCAATCGCCATTACATCGGCGATCTGCTCGACAAGCCGCGCCATCAGGCCCTGCCGGCCCTGCAGCGTCTGCTGGTGCATGCGCTGGCGGACAAACAGGAAGTCGCCTTCTCCGGCGGCGTCACCATCATGAAGATCATCGGCGGCTGA
- a CDS encoding TetR/AcrR family transcriptional regulator has protein sequence MQKEPRKVREFRRREQEILDTALKLFLEQGEDSVTVEMIADAVGIGKGTIYKHFKSKAEIYLRLMLDYERDLAALFHSEDVARDKERLSRAYFEFRMRDPQRYRLFDRLEEKVVKTSQVPEMVEELHKIRESNFERLSQLIKERIAAGKLEDVPAYFHYCAAWALVHGAVALYHSPFWREVLEDQEGFFQFLMDIGVRMGNKRKRDGDTSTS, from the coding sequence ATGCAGAAAGAGCCGCGCAAGGTTCGCGAATTCCGTCGTCGCGAACAGGAAATCCTCGACACCGCCCTGAAGCTGTTCCTGGAACAGGGCGAAGACAGTGTCACGGTCGAAATGATCGCCGATGCCGTGGGTATCGGCAAAGGCACCATCTACAAGCACTTCAAGTCCAAGGCCGAGATCTACCTGCGCCTGATGCTGGACTACGAGCGCGATCTCGCGGCGCTGTTCCACTCCGAGGACGTCGCCCGCGACAAGGAGCGCCTGTCGCGCGCCTACTTCGAGTTCCGCATGCGCGACCCGCAGCGCTACCGCCTGTTCGACCGCCTGGAAGAGAAGGTAGTGAAGACCAGCCAGGTTCCGGAGATGGTCGAGGAGCTGCACAAGATCCGCGAATCCAACTTCGAGCGCCTCAGCCAGTTGATCAAGGAGCGCATCGCCGCGGGCAAGCTGGAAGACGTGCCGGCCTACTTCCACTACTGCGCCGCCTGGGCGCTGGTGCATGGCGCCGTGGCGCTGTACCACTCGCCGTTCTGGCGCGAAGTGCTGGAGGACCAGGAGGGCTTCTTCCAGTTCCTCATGGACATCGGCGTGCGCATGGGCAACAAGCGCAAGCGCGACGGCGATACGTCGACCTCCTGA